The DNA segment ATGACTCCATTGTGGATATGGAAAACTGTTATCGAGGTTTGCGCCAGAACCAAGTAGCTACCAATCCAGTCCATCCTTTTCAGGTTGTTTATCGTACCTCTGTAGCCGTCAGAGTCAGCGTCATTTTTTCCACAATCATTATTGCCGTTGTCTTTGCACCGGTTTTCACCCTCACAGGTGTAGAAGGTCGGATATTTGCGCCGATGGGTATCGCTTATTTAGTCTCAATTTTTGCCTCTACCTTTGTAGCCATGACTTTATCCCCGGCACTGTGCGCTATTTTACTAGCAAATCGACAACTACCCGCAGATGAAACCTGGGTGAGTGCTTTATCACAGCGTATATATCGCCCGATTGTCAATTTTGCTATTCGGTTTCCGACAATTATTTTGGTTGTAGCCGGCGCATCCTTAGTAGCGTCTTTGGTAATTCTGCCGAGTTTGGGTAGAGTATTTCTGCCAGAGTTTCAAGAATCATCATTGGTGAATACAGTTTTGCTGTATCCAGGCAGTTCTCTAGAAGCGACAAACCAAGTCGGATTCGCCTTGCAGGATGCACTCAAAGACGACGAACGCTTTCAAACAGTGCAGTTACGGGCGGGACGCGCCCCTGGTGATGCCGATGCTGGGGGGGTGAATTTGGGGCATTTAGATGTGGAATTGAGTCAGGAAGGATTGGCTGATCGGGAAGGGAGTGTGGAGAAGCTACGCGAAGAATTTGCCAAACTGCCTGGAGTTGCTACCAGCATTGGCGGATTTATTTCGCATCGGATGGATGAGGTATTATCGGGGGTGAGAAGTGCGATCGCAGTGAAAATATTTGGCCCTGATTTAGCAGAACTACGGCACATAGGGGCAGAAGTACAAACAGCCATGAATGGGATTCCGGGACTTGTAGATTTACAACTGGAACCCCAAGTACCTATTCAACAGGTGCAAATTCAATTTGTCAGGGATGCTGCCGCCCGTTATGGTTTAACTGTAGGTGATCTCAGTCAGACAGTAGAAACAGCACTCAATGGACAAGTCGTATCTCAAGTTTTAGAAGGACAGCAATTATTTGATTTAGTGGTTTGGTTGCAGCCAGAATCCCGCAATAATTTAGATATTATCCGCAACTTATTAATAGATACCCCTACAGGCCAAAAAATTCCTCTGGCACAGGTTGCCAGTATTGATTATGGCACTGGCCCCAACACAATTAACCGCGAGAATGTCTCACGCCTGATAGTTGTCTCTGCAAATGTTTCTGGTCGCGATTTAGGTTCGGTGGTGGATGAAATTAAAACTAAAGTCAGTCAAGCAATACAATTGCCCACAGGCTACTTTATTCAGTACGGCGGTCAGTTTGAATCAGAACAACGAGCCACTCAAAATTTACTGCTATTTGGCGGACTTGCCTTTGTAGTTATTGCAATCTTAATGTACTTTGCCGTTAAATCTACTGCTGCCATGCTCATGATCATGATTAACCTACCCTTAGCACTGGTAGGAGGTATATTTTCCATAGCGTTGGGAGGTGGGATTATTTCTGTAGCTTCCTTAGTAGGATTCATTACATTGTTTGGCGTAGCGACACGTAATGGACTGCTGCTAGTAGACAACTATAACAATAAATTGCTACTAGGAATGCCTTTAGAACAAGTGATTTTTCAAGGTTCAATGGAGCGTTTAGTCGCTATTTTAATGACAGCACTAACTTCAGCTTTAGGTATGATTCCTTTAGTAATTGGTACAGGTGCAGGCAAAGAAATTTTGCAACCTTTAGCCATAGTAGTGTTGGGCGGTTTGTTTACTTCTACAGCCTTAACATTGGTGGTATTACCTGCATTGTATGCCCACTTTGGTAAGTTACTCATCCCCAAGGAAATTCAGCCATCTTTTCAGGTAGAAAATGGTCAGGCTGTGGGAGCAATTTTTGAGTGGTAATTAAGTTATTAACTAATATTATATGAGGAGTAGATCAATGAAATTAATAACATCAAGCTTGATGATTTTGGGAAGTGTAGGACTGCTGTTTTTAGGTGCTTGTAGTGATGGCAATCAAGCAGCTAATCCAGAAAATCCTATTCCTGCCATGACTGAAACTCCAATTGCTGTCAGTTCGCCTGTAGCCAAATCCAATCATGACCATGGGATATCTAAAGGTGGACAAGTTGTGGAAACAGGAAAATATCATTTAGAGTTCTTGGCTGAAAAAGAAGCTGGTGGAAATCACTTGGATTTATATTTGCTGACTGGTGATGATCATGAAACAGTCCCAGATGCCCAGGTGACAGCACAAATTCAAACACCTGATGGTAAAGAAACAACTCTTCCTTTCGCTTATGATCCTCAAGATCAACACTACACAGGAATGTTGAATGAAAAAGCATCTGGTCAGTATCAAGTAAGAATTACCGCAGATGTTAAAGGTGAAAAAGTAAACGGGCGTTTTAGTTTTAATCGATAATCGGCACGCTACTAGACAAACAAGACACGTAGCGGCTTCCCAGAGGGAAGTCCGCCTGCACGGACTAACAGAAAAGCAAAGTTTTTAACCCGCGTCGCCGCGACTTCTAGTGCAGAAGTGCAAGATATGAATAAAAAATGCTAAAAAAATACTATATTAGGTAAATTTAATGAGATTGCTACTAGTCGAGGATGAGCCAGATTTAGGTGCTGCTATTAAGCGAACTCTCTCTCAGCATAAGTATTTAGTTGATTGGGTGTTAGATGGTAATGATGCCTGGGCATATTTAGAAAATAGTTGGACACAATACACACTAGCTATTTTTGATTGGATGTTACCAGGAATATCAGGATTGCAATTATGCAAAAAGTTACGAGATATTAATAATCCTTTGCCTGTGTTAATGCTGACAGCTAAAGACAGAATGGAAGATAAAGTGGCTGGGTTAGATGCAGGTGCTGATGATTATTTAATCAAGCCCTTTGGTATGGCAGAATTATTAGCAAGATTGCGGGCTTTGCAAAGGCGATCGCCTCAATTTCAACCACAAAAATTAACTGTTGGCAATCTCACTCTAGATTATGGCAACAATGTAGTGACAAATCAAAATAATCCTGGGGAGCAACCAGAAATTTTCTTAACTAATAAAGAATTTCAACTACTAGAATATTTGATGAAGCACCCAAATCAAATTGTGACTAGTGAGCAAATTCGCTATCAACTTTGGGAAGTAGGTGCCGAACCGATTAGTAATGTGGTAGCAGCCCAAATGCGTTTACTGCGTCGTAAATTAGCCAATAGCGGTTGTGAAAACTTGATCGAAACTTTGCATGGTCTGGGATATAGATTCAATCTCGAAACTACATAAGGTAGAGCGATCGCACTACGATAATCTCAGGGTGACCACAGATGCAGTTTACATAGTTACGAATGAATCAGAATAAACTATTTCAAC comes from the Nodularia sp. NIES-3585 genome and includes:
- a CDS encoding efflux RND transporter permease subunit gives rise to the protein MLNTILKWSIIQRWLVVLGAIAITCWGIYNLTQMPLDVLPDFAPPQVEIQTEAPGLAPEEVESLITLPIESAMNGTPGVETVRSSSAVGISVVKVIFNWGTDVYQARQLVTERLQQAQQKLPESVENPQISPITSPIGTVLQYAFTSETTPLMEVRRLIDRDVTNRLLAVPGVSQVIAYGGDVRQYQVLVDPAKLQAFNITLDQVTAASRGANINAAGGFLINPDQELIIRGLGRIESIEQLGKSAITSRNGTPVLLQDVADVRIGAGLKRGDGSLDGQQAIVVMVNKQPQNDTPTVTKAVEQAISEVKAGLPADVKVTQTFRQESFIASAIQNVTSSLRDGIIIVSIILLMFLMNWRTALITLSAIPLSVLIGMIILGWLGQGINIMTLGGLAVAIGSVVDDSIVDMENCYRGLRQNQVATNPVHPFQVVYRTSVAVRVSVIFSTIIIAVVFAPVFTLTGVEGRIFAPMGIAYLVSIFASTFVAMTLSPALCAILLANRQLPADETWVSALSQRIYRPIVNFAIRFPTIILVVAGASLVASLVILPSLGRVFLPEFQESSLVNTVLLYPGSSLEATNQVGFALQDALKDDERFQTVQLRAGRAPGDADAGGVNLGHLDVELSQEGLADREGSVEKLREEFAKLPGVATSIGGFISHRMDEVLSGVRSAIAVKIFGPDLAELRHIGAEVQTAMNGIPGLVDLQLEPQVPIQQVQIQFVRDAAARYGLTVGDLSQTVETALNGQVVSQVLEGQQLFDLVVWLQPESRNNLDIIRNLLIDTPTGQKIPLAQVASIDYGTGPNTINRENVSRLIVVSANVSGRDLGSVVDEIKTKVSQAIQLPTGYFIQYGGQFESEQRATQNLLLFGGLAFVVIAILMYFAVKSTAAMLMIMINLPLALVGGIFSIALGGGIISVASLVGFITLFGVATRNGLLLVDNYNNKLLLGMPLEQVIFQGSMERLVAILMTALTSALGMIPLVIGTGAGKEILQPLAIVVLGGLFTSTALTLVVLPALYAHFGKLLIPKEIQPSFQVENGQAVGAIFEW
- the rppA gene encoding two-component system response regulator RppA, with product MRLLLVEDEPDLGAAIKRTLSQHKYLVDWVLDGNDAWAYLENSWTQYTLAIFDWMLPGISGLQLCKKLRDINNPLPVLMLTAKDRMEDKVAGLDAGADDYLIKPFGMAELLARLRALQRRSPQFQPQKLTVGNLTLDYGNNVVTNQNNPGEQPEIFLTNKEFQLLEYLMKHPNQIVTSEQIRYQLWEVGAEPISNVVAAQMRLLRRKLANSGCENLIETLHGLGYRFNLETT